The Desulfovibrio sp. Fe33 genome contains the following window.
GTCATCATTTTGAGCATCCTGTGCGTGGCGGCGGCGGCCATCAAGAGCGCCCTGACCTTCGACAAGCGCAAGCGAGAGCTTTTCGACCAGATCGACAAGGAAATTCGCGGTTCTGCTCCCAAGCGGTATTGACTTCGGCGCGCCGTCTCTTTTCAAATCCTCCATTCCCGCGCTATGATGTCATGTCGTTAAGCGAATGCGGAACGGAGGCGTCATGCATAAATTGGTATTGATTCGGCATGGGCAGAGCTTGTGGAACCTGGAAAACCGGTTCACCGGCTGGACCGACGTGGACCTGACCGAACAGGGCGTGCGCGAGGCCGAGAATGGCGCGCGGCTGCTTCGCGAACAGGGGTTCACCTTCGATGTGGCCCATACATCACTGCTCAAGCGGGCCGTCCGCACTCTGTGGCGCGTTCAGGATGTGATGGACCTCATGTGGCTGCCCGTTTTCAAGACCTGGCGGCTCAATGAGCGGCATTACGGCGCGTTGCAGGGGTTGAACAAGGCCGAGACCGCGAAAAAGTACGGAGATGAACAGGTTTTCGTATGGCGTCGCAGTTTCGACACCCCGCCTCCGGAACTCGACCCGGACGACGACCGGTTTCCCGGCAAAGACCCGCGTTACGCGGCCCTCGCCCCGGAAGACCTGCCCCGTTGCGAAAGCCTCAGCCGTACCATCGACA
Protein-coding sequences here:
- the gpmA gene encoding 2,3-diphosphoglycerate-dependent phosphoglycerate mutase, which encodes MHKLVLIRHGQSLWNLENRFTGWTDVDLTEQGVREAENGARLLREQGFTFDVAHTSLLKRAVRTLWRVQDVMDLMWLPVFKTWRLNERHYGALQGLNKAETAKKYGDEQVFVWRRSFDTPPPELDPDDDRFPGKDPRYAALAPEDLPRCESLSRTIDRTMPYWFDTVAPQVRAGKRVLIVAHGNSLRGLVKFLDGMSDEEITALNIPTGLPLVYELNDDLSPVRRYYLGDPEEAARAAEAVANQAKGR